One region of Acidobacteriota bacterium genomic DNA includes:
- a CDS encoding serine/threonine-protein kinase encodes MIGRQLSHFRILDRLGEGGMGVVYRAEDTKLQRVVALKVLPPEKLADEERRLRFLREARAAAAVTHPNIAVVHEIDEADGVVFIAMELVEGQTLRAAVGGRPMALREALRLGVEIAEGLAAAHQARVIHRDLKPENILVTAEGRVKILDFGLAKLLDEKPGPDMGEGSKLATISDEMTQAGRVLGTASYMSPEQARGLPVDARSDIFSFGIVLYEMVTGAPPFRGATSMDVMSAILHKEVAPPSQVNAEAPPELERIVGKCLEKEPGERYHDSRDLAVDLRRLKRDTESQPLRRAEAATAPRVKGRRWVALAALGVVVLAGLGIGAWKVLRRDAGARESAGARTSPKFTKLATLKDLQDMGLSADGKFLAYVAVKNGDLGLWIRQVATGSDIRISAPEQARLWNTRKTRGLVFSRDGSFLYYMMTDQDYGNYSALYQVPTLGGAPRKILFDIDSPPTFSPDGKRVAFLRGLPNHDSALMTAFADGTQEKQLAVAKFPDGFSVNTALSWSPDGLRVAAALKKFEGGERVELVEFDVAGGNESGIGTDRWETVNALEWLPDASGLAVVGRKGDDQTQQVWLMSYPDGRAKKVTNDLNEHVQLSVSADTSTLATIQAVVTSDIWVAPAGKPGAAAPIVSGAEIGDTPTAIAGTPWGAIVFASAGRIWSMAPDGTDRRPISPDSVWAEGPLVPGGARIIVFTAAKPNEARHVFKMDPEGGNPTQVTHTDRDERAFAVSPDGKWVVFVKGAETSRWKAPLDGGDPEKLDEPIVSGGRPIYSPDGRFLFLPSSREEGGRHRVGYDQIPAEGGPPIRWLERPPRCLGGPGNRIAPAGMDLTCIGAVDGVQNILSIPLAGGDLKPITEFKTGHVFSYDWSADGKQLYLVRGDITTDVVLITNFK; translated from the coding sequence GTGATCGGCCGGCAGCTCTCCCACTTCCGCATCCTCGATCGCCTGGGCGAAGGCGGGATGGGGGTGGTCTACCGGGCCGAGGACACGAAGCTCCAGCGCGTCGTTGCGCTCAAAGTCCTCCCTCCCGAGAAGCTCGCCGACGAGGAGCGCCGCCTGCGGTTCCTCCGCGAGGCGCGCGCCGCCGCGGCGGTCACCCACCCGAACATCGCCGTGGTCCACGAGATCGACGAGGCCGACGGCGTCGTCTTCATCGCGATGGAGCTCGTCGAGGGGCAGACGCTCCGCGCCGCCGTCGGCGGGAGACCGATGGCGCTCCGGGAGGCGCTGCGCCTGGGCGTCGAGATCGCCGAGGGGCTCGCGGCGGCGCACCAAGCGCGCGTCATCCACCGGGACCTCAAGCCCGAAAACATCCTCGTGACCGCCGAGGGGCGCGTGAAGATCCTCGACTTCGGCCTCGCGAAGCTCCTCGACGAAAAGCCCGGGCCCGACATGGGCGAGGGGAGCAAGCTCGCGACGATCTCCGACGAGATGACGCAGGCGGGGAGGGTGCTCGGGACGGCGTCGTACATGAGCCCGGAGCAGGCTCGAGGGCTTCCCGTGGACGCGCGCTCAGACATCTTCTCGTTCGGGATCGTGCTGTACGAGATGGTGACGGGGGCGCCGCCGTTCCGGGGGGCGACGTCGATGGACGTGATGTCGGCGATCCTCCACAAGGAAGTCGCGCCGCCGTCGCAGGTGAACGCCGAGGCGCCGCCGGAGCTCGAGCGGATCGTCGGGAAGTGCCTGGAGAAGGAGCCGGGGGAGAGGTACCACGACTCGCGCGATCTCGCGGTCGACCTGCGGAGGCTCAAGCGCGACACCGAGAGCCAGCCGCTCCGGAGGGCGGAGGCCGCGACGGCGCCCAGGGTCAAGGGGCGGAGGTGGGTCGCGCTCGCCGCGCTCGGCGTCGTGGTGTTGGCGGGCCTGGGCATCGGCGCATGGAAAGTGCTCCGCCGGGACGCGGGGGCGCGGGAGAGCGCCGGGGCGCGTACGTCGCCGAAGTTCACGAAGCTGGCCACGCTCAAAGACCTCCAGGACATGGGCCTCTCCGCGGACGGAAAGTTCCTGGCGTACGTCGCGGTCAAGAACGGAGATCTGGGCCTCTGGATCAGGCAGGTCGCGACCGGAAGCGACATCCGGATCTCCGCTCCCGAGCAGGCCCGGTTGTGGAATACGAGGAAGACCCGAGGTCTCGTCTTCTCGCGGGACGGCAGCTTCCTTTACTACATGATGACCGATCAGGACTACGGCAACTACAGCGCGCTCTACCAGGTTCCAACGCTCGGCGGGGCGCCGCGAAAGATCCTCTTCGACATCGACTCGCCCCCGACCTTTTCGCCCGACGGCAAGCGCGTCGCGTTTCTGAGAGGCTTACCGAACCATGACAGCGCGTTGATGACGGCGTTCGCCGACGGGACGCAGGAGAAGCAGCTGGCTGTCGCGAAGTTCCCGGATGGCTTCAGCGTGAATACGGCACTTTCGTGGTCGCCGGACGGCCTGCGCGTCGCGGCGGCGCTGAAGAAGTTCGAAGGAGGGGAACGCGTCGAGCTCGTCGAGTTCGACGTCGCCGGCGGAAACGAGTCAGGCATCGGCACCGACCGGTGGGAGACCGTCAACGCGCTCGAGTGGCTTCCGGACGCGAGCGGACTCGCCGTGGTTGGCCGGAAAGGGGACGACCAGACCCAGCAGGTCTGGTTAATGTCGTACCCGGATGGACGGGCGAAGAAAGTCACGAACGACTTGAACGAACACGTTCAACTCAGCGTGTCAGCCGACACCTCGACGCTGGCGACCATTCAGGCTGTCGTGACCTCCGACATCTGGGTTGCGCCGGCCGGGAAGCCCGGCGCCGCCGCGCCGATCGTCTCCGGTGCCGAAATCGGGGATACTCCGACCGCCATCGCAGGCACTCCGTGGGGAGCGATCGTTTTTGCGTCTGCAGGACGAATCTGGAGCATGGCCCCCGATGGGACGGACCGAAGGCCCATCTCACCCGACAGCGTGTGGGCGGAGGGGCCCCTCGTTCCGGGCGGGGCCCGGATCATCGTCTTCACCGCGGCGAAGCCGAACGAGGCGCGGCACGTTTTCAAGATGGATCCCGAAGGCGGAAACCCGACACAGGTCACGCATACCGATCGCGACGAGCGTGCGTTCGCGGTCTCTCCCGACGGGAAGTGGGTCGTCTTCGTGAAGGGCGCGGAAACCTCTCGATGGAAAGCGCCCCTCGACGGGGGCGATCCCGAAAAGCTCGATGAGCCCATCGTCAGCGGCGGCCGGCCGATCTACTCCCCCGACGGCAGGTTTCTCTTCCTTCCGTCATCCCGGGAGGAAGGCGGCAGGCACAGGGTGGGGTACGATCAGATCCCGGCGGAAGGAGGTCCCCCCATCCGCTGGCTCGAACGTCCACCACGCTGCCTGGGAGGTCCGGGGAATCGAATTGCGCCCGCGGGCATGGACTTGACCTGTATCGGCGCCGTGGACGGCGTGCAGAACATCCTCAGCATTCCACTCGCGGGGGGCGACCTGAAGCCGATCACCGAATTCAAGACCGGCCACGTCTTCAGCTACGACTGGTCCGCCGACGGGAAGCAGCTCTACCTCGTGCGGGGCGACATCACGACCGACGTCGTTCTCATCACGAACTTCAAGTAG
- a CDS encoding fused MFS/spermidine synthase, whose product TRVIPYWSADLHRPILVVQAVDLLRCAAAILPAAILWGASFPLALAAFGAKSADTGRSAARVYAANTLGALVGALAFTFLGVPVLGSRASQQVLVAVAGCAALLVHLLPRRLPRSAGDGNAPAPFPGLPGFPAKPIPGLLAVMGATAISIALLPEVPVAMLTYGRNLDKWKIIGRVPYLEEGMVSTVAVQQREEGITYFHVSGKVEATTEPEDMRLQRMMGHIPALIHPNPRSVLVIGMGAAVTAGSFVVHPGVERIVICEIEPRVFDAASRYFGDANHHVLEDPRVQVVFDDARHFLATTGEKFDVITSDPIHPWVRGVAALYTQEQYELERRHLNPGGVVAQWLPFYETSEKAVKIELRTFMEAFPGGTIWSADATRVGTDAVMAAQVEPMRIDLLRAESRIRQNPRLARSLADVQMGTALTLFATYAGRGEDLAPWLADTAPNRDLDLKLEYEAGRSLNMQVSNRIFAAIRSRRRFPEDLFVGPPESVRILRGLVLR is encoded by the coding sequence CACCCGCGTCATCCCGTACTGGAGCGCCGATCTGCACCGGCCGATCCTGGTGGTCCAGGCGGTCGATCTCCTCCGGTGCGCCGCCGCGATCCTTCCCGCGGCGATCCTGTGGGGGGCCAGCTTCCCGCTGGCGCTCGCGGCGTTCGGGGCGAAGTCGGCGGACACGGGAAGATCCGCGGCTCGTGTGTACGCCGCGAACACGCTCGGCGCCCTCGTCGGCGCGCTGGCGTTCACCTTCTTGGGGGTGCCCGTCCTCGGAAGCCGGGCCTCGCAGCAGGTGCTCGTCGCCGTCGCCGGGTGCGCGGCGCTTCTCGTCCATCTCCTCCCGCGCCGACTCCCGCGATCGGCGGGGGATGGGAACGCCCCCGCGCCGTTCCCGGGGCTCCCCGGTTTTCCCGCGAAGCCGATCCCAGGCCTCCTGGCCGTGATGGGCGCAACGGCGATCTCGATCGCGCTCCTCCCCGAGGTCCCCGTGGCGATGCTCACGTACGGCCGCAACCTCGACAAGTGGAAGATCATCGGCCGGGTGCCGTATCTCGAGGAGGGGATGGTCTCCACGGTGGCCGTGCAGCAGCGCGAGGAGGGGATCACGTACTTCCACGTGAGCGGCAAGGTGGAGGCGACGACCGAGCCCGAGGACATGAGGCTGCAGCGGATGATGGGGCATATTCCGGCGCTCATTCACCCGAACCCGCGATCGGTCCTCGTCATCGGCATGGGCGCCGCGGTCACCGCCGGCTCGTTCGTGGTCCATCCCGGCGTCGAGAGGATCGTGATCTGCGAGATCGAGCCGCGCGTCTTCGACGCCGCATCCAGGTATTTCGGCGACGCGAACCACCATGTCCTCGAGGACCCGCGCGTTCAGGTCGTCTTCGACGACGCCCGCCATTTTCTCGCCACCACCGGCGAAAAATTCGACGTCATCACCTCCGACCCGATTCACCCATGGGTGCGCGGGGTGGCGGCGCTCTACACGCAGGAGCAGTACGAGCTGGAAAGGCGGCATCTCAACCCCGGGGGGGTCGTGGCCCAGTGGCTCCCCTTCTACGAGACCAGCGAGAAGGCCGTGAAGATCGAGCTCCGCACGTTCATGGAGGCGTTCCCGGGCGGCACGATCTGGAGCGCTGACGCGACGCGGGTCGGTACCGACGCGGTCATGGCGGCGCAGGTGGAGCCCATGCGGATCGATCTCCTCCGCGCGGAGTCGAGAATTCGGCAGAACCCGCGCCTCGCCCGGTCGCTCGCCGACGTGCAGATGGGGACGGCGCTGACGCTCTTCGCGACCTACGCGGGGCGCGGAGAGGATCTCGCGCCATGGCTCGCGGACACGGCGCCCAACCGGGATCTCGATCTCAAGCTCGAGTACGAGGCGGGACGCTCGCTCAACATGCAGGTGTCGAACAGGATTTTCGCCGCCATCAGGAGCCGCCGGCGCTTCCCCGAGGATCTTTTCGTGGGGCCGCCGGAGTCCGTGAGAATTCTCAGGGGTCTGGTGCTCAGGTAG
- a CDS encoding ATP-binding protein, which yields MFLRALAKELKAAARRMPVVTVTGPRQSGKTTLVRAVFPRHVYVSLERPDERSRAREDPLGFLAAFRGGVILDEVQRAPELLSYVQSAVDEDRRPGRFILTGSQNLILMEKISQTLAGRTAVLRLLPLTLAELTGRSAVDPRRLDAPPRKVVPPKLELWHTIWSGFYPRIHDQRLPPERWLADYLRTYVERDLRDVLRVLDLDAFERFVRLAAARTGQELNLADLAADTGVSQPTAQAWITALRVGFIVTLLPPHHANFRKRLRKRPRLHFLDTGLACHLLGIQSPAVLERHPLRGAIFESYVMGEIIKGFENAGREPPLFFWRDATGHELDGLIDLGDRLLPVEVKSGLTVAADAVDALRWWTGLPGNRNKRGTLVYGGARPLSLHGFTVLPWFLK from the coding sequence ATGTTCCTCCGGGCGCTCGCGAAGGAGCTGAAGGCGGCGGCCCGCCGCATGCCCGTCGTGACGGTGACCGGGCCCCGCCAGTCGGGCAAGACCACTCTCGTTCGAGCCGTCTTTCCGCGGCACGTCTACGTGTCCCTCGAGCGGCCGGACGAGAGATCGCGAGCGAGGGAAGACCCGCTCGGATTCCTGGCGGCTTTCCGCGGCGGGGTCATTCTCGACGAGGTTCAACGGGCACCGGAGCTCCTGTCATACGTGCAGAGCGCCGTCGACGAAGACCGCCGTCCCGGCCGGTTCATCCTCACCGGATCGCAAAACCTCATTCTCATGGAGAAGATCTCGCAGACGCTGGCGGGTCGGACGGCCGTCCTCCGCCTCCTCCCGCTGACGCTCGCCGAACTGACCGGACGAAGCGCCGTGGACCCGCGACGTCTCGATGCGCCCCCCCGGAAGGTCGTTCCGCCGAAGCTTGAACTCTGGCACACGATCTGGTCCGGCTTCTACCCGAGAATTCACGATCAGCGCCTGCCACCGGAGCGCTGGCTGGCCGACTACTTGCGGACGTACGTCGAACGGGATCTGCGGGACGTTCTCCGCGTGCTGGATCTGGACGCGTTCGAGCGCTTTGTGCGGCTCGCCGCCGCGAGGACGGGACAGGAGTTGAATCTGGCAGATCTCGCCGCGGACACGGGGGTGAGCCAGCCGACCGCGCAGGCGTGGATCACGGCCCTTCGAGTGGGGTTCATCGTGACGCTGCTCCCTCCGCATCACGCAAACTTTCGCAAGCGGTTGCGCAAGAGGCCGCGGCTCCACTTCCTCGACACCGGTCTTGCCTGCCACTTGCTGGGCATCCAGAGTCCCGCCGTGCTCGAGCGGCACCCGCTCCGCGGCGCCATCTTCGAGTCGTACGTCATGGGCGAGATCATCAAGGGCTTCGAGAACGCCGGACGCGAGCCGCCTCTCTTTTTCTGGAGGGACGCGACCGGCCACGAGCTGGATGGTCTCATCGATCTCGGAGATCGGCTGCTTCCTGTCGAGGTGAAGTCCGGTCTCACCGTTGCCGCCGACGCCGTGGACGCGCTGAGGTGGTGGACCGGATTGCCGGGGAATCGCAACAAGCGCGGTACGCTTGTGTACGGAGGGGCTCGCCCCCTCTCGCTTCACGGCTTCACGGTCCTCCCCTGGTTCCTCAAGTGA
- a CDS encoding serine/threonine-protein kinase translates to MGVVWKAADTSLDRDVAIKFLPPAFSADADRLQRFEREAKLLASLNHRGIAAIYGLHSDAGQRFLAMELVEGEDLSARILGGPVPIEEALGIAVEVAEALEAAHENGVIHRDLKPANIRLTPSGRVKILDFGLAKFVLPDPGSGSSDASRSPTMTSGGTAAGIIMGTAAYMSPEQAKGKPVDRRADVWSFGVVLFELLTGRQPFRSDSVTETLASVIMKQPDLGALPAGTPQGVRRIIERCLRKDPNTRLRDIGEARIEIQEILAGRSSAEIGAPALEGTAVSRPRPTGLLAAALVTGALLGVAGAWIAMRPAPPRAARAIRMDMALPADAPLAAGSFLCPMALSPDGSQLVYVGVHEGVRRLYIRDLGGFEAAPLSGTEGAEGPFFSPDGQWIGFCADSKLKKVSVHGGGLPQTLAPLLDFRGAAWGPDDTIVLAPAQLAPLSTVSASGGALVPLTKLDEANGEWSHRFPHFLPDGKTIVYSAHRGAFNFDEAAIWAYSIASGKSTKILDGSSDPRVLSSGQLVYVQAGSLLAAPFDAKTLKILGAARTLVEGIAVQANTGAAFFTVSASGTLAYLPGGVVGGKTDLVWMDAAGHAEEFTQAPIIMRYPRLSPDGQQVLTTGIGSNRSGVWFTSTREAGLKRLASDNGAPVWSPDGKRYLSDADTRAATRLVWSSPDGGGGQTLVESEKTWVPTSISPDGRWLAFTEHGADHNADIWVMPIDGKTTPTPWLKTPALEGGARFSPDGRYITYVSDESGRFEVYVADFPGPGGKRQISLDGGREAIWPSHGAGIFFRSGQNFMAASAKTSPSFEAGSPRVLFRTGYEGLLSNVDFPNFDATADGSRFMMMRNEELDARAPNIRVVLNWFADLQGK, encoded by the coding sequence ATGGGGGTCGTGTGGAAAGCGGCGGACACGTCGCTCGATCGCGACGTGGCGATCAAGTTCCTTCCTCCCGCCTTCTCGGCCGATGCGGACCGCCTCCAGCGGTTCGAGAGGGAGGCGAAGCTCCTCGCGTCTCTGAATCACCGGGGGATTGCGGCGATCTACGGCCTGCACTCTGACGCCGGTCAGCGGTTCCTCGCGATGGAGCTCGTCGAGGGGGAGGATCTCTCCGCGAGAATCCTCGGCGGTCCCGTTCCCATCGAGGAGGCGCTCGGGATCGCGGTCGAGGTTGCCGAGGCGCTCGAGGCGGCTCACGAGAACGGTGTCATCCACCGCGACCTCAAGCCCGCCAACATCCGGCTCACTCCCTCGGGACGGGTCAAGATCCTCGACTTCGGCCTCGCGAAGTTCGTCCTTCCGGATCCGGGGTCGGGATCCTCCGACGCGTCGCGATCCCCGACGATGACCTCCGGCGGAACGGCCGCCGGGATCATCATGGGGACCGCCGCCTACATGAGCCCCGAGCAGGCGAAGGGAAAGCCGGTCGATCGCCGCGCCGACGTCTGGTCGTTCGGTGTCGTCCTCTTCGAGCTGCTGACGGGCCGCCAGCCGTTCCGATCCGACTCGGTCACCGAGACGCTCGCCTCGGTGATCATGAAGCAGCCGGACCTGGGCGCCCTCCCCGCCGGGACGCCGCAGGGAGTGCGCCGCATCATCGAGCGCTGTCTGCGCAAGGATCCGAACACGCGTCTGCGCGACATCGGCGAGGCGCGGATCGAGATCCAGGAGATCCTCGCAGGGAGATCGTCCGCGGAGATCGGCGCGCCAGCTCTCGAGGGGACCGCGGTTTCGCGTCCGCGCCCCACCGGCCTCCTCGCGGCGGCCCTCGTGACGGGGGCGCTCCTCGGCGTGGCGGGCGCGTGGATCGCGATGCGTCCGGCTCCTCCGCGCGCCGCGCGCGCGATCCGCATGGACATGGCCCTTCCCGCGGACGCTCCTCTCGCAGCGGGGAGCTTCCTCTGCCCGATGGCGCTCTCCCCCGACGGATCGCAGCTCGTCTACGTCGGCGTGCACGAGGGTGTGAGGCGCCTCTACATCCGGGACCTGGGCGGCTTCGAGGCGGCGCCGCTCTCCGGCACCGAGGGGGCCGAGGGCCCCTTCTTCTCGCCCGACGGGCAATGGATCGGTTTCTGCGCCGACAGCAAGCTGAAGAAGGTCTCGGTCCACGGCGGCGGGCTCCCTCAGACGCTCGCCCCGCTTCTCGATTTCCGGGGCGCGGCGTGGGGCCCCGACGACACGATCGTGCTGGCTCCGGCCCAGCTCGCCCCGCTCTCCACGGTGAGCGCTTCGGGCGGGGCCCTCGTTCCGCTCACGAAGCTGGACGAGGCGAACGGGGAGTGGAGCCACCGATTCCCGCACTTCCTCCCAGACGGGAAGACCATCGTCTACTCGGCGCACCGCGGCGCCTTCAACTTCGACGAAGCCGCGATCTGGGCCTACTCGATCGCGAGCGGGAAGAGCACGAAGATCCTCGACGGCAGCTCCGATCCCCGGGTTCTCTCGTCGGGGCAGCTCGTCTACGTGCAGGCGGGGTCGCTTCTCGCCGCTCCCTTCGACGCGAAGACGCTGAAGATCCTCGGCGCGGCGCGAACGCTGGTCGAGGGGATCGCCGTCCAGGCGAACACCGGGGCCGCCTTCTTCACCGTCTCGGCGAGCGGCACGCTGGCGTACCTTCCCGGCGGCGTCGTCGGCGGGAAGACCGATCTCGTCTGGATGGACGCGGCGGGCCACGCAGAGGAGTTCACGCAGGCGCCGATCATCATGCGGTACCCGAGGCTCAGCCCCGACGGCCAGCAGGTCCTCACCACCGGCATCGGGAGCAATCGCTCGGGGGTCTGGTTCACCTCCACACGCGAGGCGGGTCTGAAACGCCTCGCGAGCGACAACGGCGCGCCGGTCTGGAGCCCGGACGGAAAGCGATACCTGAGCGATGCCGATACGAGGGCCGCGACCCGCCTCGTCTGGAGCTCGCCGGACGGTGGCGGCGGTCAGACGCTCGTCGAGAGCGAGAAGACCTGGGTTCCGACGTCGATCTCCCCGGACGGACGGTGGCTCGCCTTCACGGAACACGGCGCCGATCACAACGCCGACATCTGGGTGATGCCCATCGACGGCAAGACGACGCCCACCCCATGGCTCAAGACTCCCGCCCTCGAAGGGGGGGCGCGCTTCTCCCCGGACGGCCGGTACATCACCTACGTTTCCGACGAGAGCGGGCGCTTCGAAGTCTACGTCGCCGATTTCCCGGGCCCGGGCGGCAAGCGGCAGATCTCGCTGGACGGCGGGCGCGAAGCCATCTGGCCGAGCCACGGCGCCGGCATCTTCTTCCGGAGCGGACAGAACTTTATGGCCGCGAGCGCGAAAACATCCCCATCCTTCGAGGCCGGCTCACCCCGCGTGCTTTTCCGGACGGGGTACGAGGGGCTCCTCTCCAACGTCGACTTCCCCAACTTCGATGCGACCGCCGACGGGAGCCGCTTCATGATGATGCGGAACGAGGAGCTGGACGCCAGGGCGCCGAACATACGCGTCGTCCTCAACTGGTTCGCGGACCTGCAGGGGAAGTGA
- a CDS encoding DUF4388 domain-containing protein, translated as MSETAMGNEIRAAVYDLQRYLGDELAPMMVADSVLLLMEHPPGLLAPQIHAWIGSQYARAGSSYSASDYLYHAVKKLHVLCELDLIGAERLREYLKQLGETLLEDCPEEERERLRQQFGRLGESTAVMSGGHVDKIYQVAGAASTGSTIAPAVRRESAPAGDREMSRALRRFSLLLERLTGSATVGVSGRADPEMEQIKTQAVVTAAVQARNETELQDHLRRLGGAGLDARTEQIFRMLSRSLPEWNVPLGALEAGGAAGPVQNRSMEAMRKLVALAESPEEWARRFNDLVLAAIDQFNTGSLARAATILDLAERMLIGQERHQDVVKAIRRRAHEAIKEAPLRAHAERLEERSVLLRFMNFFPAMTPEGLLRQLHDEKKRERRWLLLLLLEAHGASARNAAVEELEAFLRGDRNEPHGFHQRNLIHLLRRIPAGDAGPAEKELEALSRLSKLDQPAIVVREAIRTLGPVAHPSAERVLMTRLREIEAAALRQAPSTDGKPSPLLELLDASCSALALQRTSGSLGAVVQHGLREEPSLGDARARLDVLGAQDLSPWPELVERMLHAARERMPRKILGLVIQKQESLPHLIRALAGTPLPAVRTLLEEIVAKYASQDLAVEAARALEALKSAGPRAEPPPPGLTGDVGLFGLPNLFQSLSDSRVTGALTLRDERGRICGTVAFAEGKIGSSEYTHVKGEDALYQLFEKPEARTFAFQAQAAPADGAPAEGLIEVIPMLMEAMRRQDEYQQARVLVPDGSELRLSGTKPTKLEEEEDLKLTQLVWSKVVAGASPEQCEAQVPVDAFRVRRLLAHWVDSRVLQIGAAAATPPAPQPVGA; from the coding sequence ATGAGCGAGACGGCCATGGGGAACGAGATCCGCGCGGCCGTCTACGATCTGCAGCGTTACCTCGGCGACGAGCTCGCGCCGATGATGGTGGCCGACTCGGTGCTCCTGCTGATGGAGCACCCGCCCGGCCTCCTGGCCCCCCAGATTCACGCCTGGATCGGCTCGCAGTACGCGCGCGCCGGCTCGAGCTATTCGGCCTCCGATTACCTTTACCACGCGGTCAAGAAGCTCCATGTGCTCTGCGAGCTCGATCTGATCGGCGCGGAGCGCCTGCGGGAGTACCTCAAGCAGCTCGGGGAGACCCTGCTCGAGGACTGCCCCGAGGAGGAGCGCGAGAGGCTGAGGCAGCAGTTCGGCCGGCTGGGCGAGTCGACCGCGGTCATGTCGGGCGGGCACGTGGACAAGATCTACCAGGTGGCCGGAGCGGCCTCGACCGGCTCGACGATCGCTCCCGCCGTTCGCAGGGAGTCCGCGCCGGCGGGCGACCGTGAGATGAGCCGCGCGCTGCGCCGCTTCTCCCTCCTCCTCGAGCGGCTCACGGGAAGTGCGACGGTCGGCGTCAGCGGTCGGGCGGACCCCGAGATGGAGCAGATCAAGACGCAGGCGGTGGTCACCGCCGCCGTGCAGGCGCGCAACGAGACCGAGCTTCAGGATCATCTTCGCCGGCTGGGCGGCGCCGGGCTCGATGCGCGGACGGAGCAGATCTTCCGCATGCTCAGCCGGAGCCTTCCGGAGTGGAACGTCCCGCTCGGCGCGCTCGAGGCAGGCGGAGCCGCCGGCCCCGTCCAGAATCGATCCATGGAGGCGATGCGCAAGCTGGTGGCCCTGGCCGAGTCTCCCGAGGAGTGGGCCCGCCGGTTCAACGATCTCGTGCTGGCGGCGATCGATCAGTTCAACACGGGATCGCTGGCGCGCGCGGCGACGATCCTCGACCTCGCCGAGCGCATGCTGATCGGCCAGGAGCGTCACCAGGACGTCGTGAAAGCCATCCGCCGCCGGGCCCACGAGGCGATCAAGGAGGCGCCGTTGCGCGCCCACGCGGAGCGGCTCGAGGAGCGCTCGGTCCTGCTCCGCTTCATGAACTTCTTCCCCGCGATGACGCCCGAGGGGCTGCTGAGGCAGCTTCACGACGAGAAGAAACGCGAGCGGCGGTGGCTTCTCCTCCTCCTGCTCGAGGCGCACGGCGCCAGCGCCCGGAACGCGGCGGTCGAGGAGCTCGAGGCCTTCCTTCGCGGCGACCGGAACGAGCCCCACGGATTTCACCAGCGGAATCTGATCCACCTGCTGCGGCGCATCCCGGCCGGCGACGCGGGGCCCGCCGAGAAGGAGCTCGAGGCGCTCAGCCGGCTCTCGAAGCTCGATCAGCCGGCCATCGTCGTCCGGGAGGCGATCCGCACGCTCGGCCCGGTCGCGCACCCCAGCGCGGAGCGCGTCCTGATGACGCGGCTGCGGGAGATCGAGGCCGCCGCGCTGCGCCAGGCCCCTTCCACCGACGGCAAGCCGAGCCCGCTTCTCGAGCTCCTCGACGCCTCGTGCTCGGCCCTTGCGCTGCAGCGGACTTCGGGGTCGCTCGGCGCCGTCGTGCAGCACGGCCTGCGCGAGGAGCCCTCCCTCGGCGACGCGCGCGCGCGGCTCGATGTGCTCGGCGCCCAGGATCTCTCACCGTGGCCGGAGCTCGTCGAGAGGATGCTCCATGCGGCGCGCGAGCGGATGCCGAGAAAGATCCTCGGCCTCGTGATCCAGAAGCAGGAGAGCCTCCCGCACCTGATCCGCGCGCTCGCGGGAACTCCGCTTCCCGCCGTCCGGACGCTGCTCGAGGAGATCGTCGCGAAGTACGCCAGCCAGGATCTCGCGGTCGAGGCCGCCAGAGCGCTCGAGGCGCTCAAGTCGGCCGGGCCCCGGGCGGAACCGCCGCCGCCGGGGCTCACGGGCGACGTCGGCCTCTTCGGCCTCCCCAACCTCTTCCAGAGTCTCTCGGACTCCCGCGTCACCGGGGCCCTCACGCTTCGCGACGAGCGCGGCCGGATCTGCGGCACGGTCGCCTTCGCCGAGGGGAAGATCGGGAGCAGCGAGTACACGCACGTCAAGGGAGAGGACGCCCTCTACCAGCTCTTCGAGAAGCCCGAGGCGCGCACGTTCGCGTTCCAGGCCCAGGCCGCGCCGGCGGACGGCGCTCCGGCCGAAGGGCTGATCGAAGTGATCCCGATGCTCATGGAGGCGATGCGCCGTCAGGACGAGTACCAGCAGGCGAGAGTGCTCGTCCCCGACGGCTCGGAGCTCCGGCTCTCTGGAACCAAGCCGACGAAGCTCGAGGAGGAGGAAGACCTCAAGCTGACGCAGCTCGTCTGGAGCAAGGTGGTCGCGGGCGCGTCGCCCGAGCAGTGCGAGGCGCAGGTTCCCGTGGATGCCTTCAGGGTCCGGCGCCTGCTGGCCCACTGGGTGGATTCGAGAGTGCTCCAGATCGGAGCCGCCGCCGCGACCCCGCCCGCGCCGCAGCCGGTCGGCGCGTAA